In Panthera leo isolate Ple1 chromosome E3, P.leo_Ple1_pat1.1, whole genome shotgun sequence, a genomic segment contains:
- the CIITA gene encoding MHC class II transactivator isoform X6 — MNHFQTILPRVRMLLAGHLPSQARALLDSMLERELLSREYHCALLREPDGEALARKISLTLLEKGDPGLALLRWAWGTWQAPLAERDPDDEDRARSGQCATMELGPLEGGYLELLNSSADPLQLYHLYDQMDPAREEMELCSEPDMDTINCEQFSRLLCDMEGDEETREAYANIAELDQYVFQDSQLEGLSKGFFIEHIGLEEMIGESVETLEEKKSQKRSFPEELPMDSKHRKLAEPLAVPMVTGSFLVGSVSDSSALPCLSPPAVFNKEPASSQRWLKETILMPVPPSSSLLSCLSLSAGHIQIVPTLPQGLWQISGAGTGVSGMVIYQGEVPQAGQELPSSSPAIHSLPKSPERPGSTSPFAPSAADLPGMPEPALTSRADVTEEQMSPTRSPAAHEVSSQLPKWPERVEKFCSALRDMYQAEPAGPEGILVEVELVRARLERSSSKSQERELATLDWAERQPARGGLAEVLLAGGDRRRPRETQVIAVLGKAGQGKSRWAREASRAWARGQLPQYDFVFYLPCHCLDRGGDTYRLQDLLFSLGPRPLPVDDEVFSYVWRRPDRVLLILDASEGLEGQDGLLHSACGPVCTEPHSVRGLLAGLFQRKLLRGCTLLLTARPRGRLAQSLSKADALFEVAGFSAEQAKTYLTRYLERAGATERRERALELVQGQPFLLSHCHSPTLCRAVGQLSEALLELGGETELPSTLTGLYVGLLGPAARDSPPGALAGLARLAWELGRRRQGTLLESQFPSAEARAWAVAKGLVQPAPGAAAVGLAFSSFLLQCFLGAVWLALSSDIKDKELPQYLALTPRKKRPYDNWLEGVPRFLAGLVFQPQADCLGALAGPAAATLKDRKQKVLTRYLKRLQPGTLRAGQLLELLHCTRETLDAGLWQHVVQGLPARLSFVGTRLTPPHTYVLGSALEAAGRDFSLDLCSTGIDPPGLGSLVGLSCVTHFSPVLVPGSEAFPPQGCAE, encoded by the exons ATGAACCACTTCCAGACCATCCTGCCTCGGGTCCGGATGCTGCTGGCCGGCCATCTGCCGAGCCAGGCCCGGGCCCTCCTGGACAGCATGTTGGAGAGGGAGCTCCTCTCCAGGGAGTACCACTGCGCTCTGCTCCGCGAGCCTGACGGCGAGGCCCTGGCCAGGAAGATCTCCTTGACCCTGCTGGAGAAAGGAGACCCAGGCTTGGCCCTCTTGAGGTGGGCATGGGGTACGTGGCAGGCCCCGCTGGCCGAGAGGGACCCCGACGACGAGGACCGTGCCC GCAGTGGGCAGTGTGCCACCATGGAGTTGGGGCCTCTAGAAGGCGGCTACCTGGAGCTTCTCAACAGCAGTGCTGACCCCCTGCAGCTCTACCACCTCTATGACCAGATGGACCCGGCTAGAGAAGAGATGGAGCTCTGCTCAG AACCCGACATGGACACCATCAACTGCGAGCAGTTCAGCAGACTGTTGTGTGACATGGAAGGTGATGAAGAGACCAGGGAGGCTTATGCCAATATCG CGGAACTGGACCAGTACGTGTTCCAGGACTCACAACTGGAGGGTCTGAGCAAAGGCTTTTTCA TCGAGCATATAGGATTGGAAGAAATGATCGGCGAGAGTGTGGAGAcgctggaggaaaagaaaagtcagaaaagat CCTTCCCAGAGGAGCTGCCCATGGACTCGAAGCACAGGAAGCTGG CTGAGCCCCTCGCTGTGCCCATGGTGACTGGCAGTTTCCTGGTGGGGTCCGTGAGTGACTCCTCAGCTCTGCCCTGCCTGTCACCCCCTGCTGTGTTCAACAAGGAGCCAGCATCCAGCCAGAGGTGGCTGAAGGAGACCATCCTGATGCCTG TGCCCCCTTCAAGTTCCTTGCTGAGCTGCCTGAGCCTTTCTGCTGGACACATCCAGATCGTCCCCACTCTGCCCCAGGGGCTCTGGCAAATCTCAGGGGCTGGGACAGGGGTATCTGGTATGGTCATCTATCAAG GTGAGGTGCCCCAGGCCGGCCAGGAGCTTCCTTCCAGCAGCCCCGCCATACACAGCCTCCCCAAATCCCCAGAACGGCCCGGCTCCACCAGCCCCTTTGCCCCGTCTGCGGCTGACCTTCCCGGAATGCCGGAACCAGCTCTGACCTCCCGTGCAGATGTGACAG AGGAGCAGATGTCCCCTACCCGATCCCCGGCAGCTCACGAGGTCTCCAGCCAGCTCCCGAAATGGCCTG AGCGGGTGGAGAAGTTCTGCAGCGCCCTTCGGGACATGTACCAGGCTGAGCCCGCAGGCCCGGAAGGCATCCTGGTGGAGGTGGAACTGGTGAGGGCGCGGCTGGAAAGGAGCAGCAGCAAAAGCCAGGAGAGGGAGCTGGCCACCCTGGACTGGGCAGAGCGGCAGCCGGCCCGCGGGGGCCTGGCCGAGGTGCTGCTGGCGGGGGGTGACCGCCGGCGGCCGCGGGAGACGCAGGTGATCGCTGTGCTGGGTAAAGCGGGGCAGGGGAAGAGTCGCTGGGCCCGGGAAGCGAGCCGGGCCTGGGCCCGCGGCCAGCTGCCCCAGTACGACTTCGTCTTCTACCTCCCCTGCCACTGTTTGGACCGTGGGGGGGACACCTACCGCCTGCAGGATCTGCTGTTCTCCCTGGGCCCCCGGCCTCTGCCGGTGGACGATGAGGTCTTCAGCTACGTCTGGAGGAGGCCCGACCGGGTTCTGCTCATCCTGGATGCCTCCGAGGGCCTCGAAGGCCAAGACGGCCTCCTGCACAGCGCGTGTGGACCCGtgtgcacagagccccactccgTCCGGGGACTGCTGGCGGGCCTCTTCCAGCGTAAGCTGCTGCGGGGCTGCACCCTGCTGCTCACGGCCCGGCCCCGGGGCCgcctggcccagagcctgagCAAGGCCGACGCTCTGTTCGAGGTGGCCGGCTTCTCAGCCGAGCAGGCCAAGACCTACCTGACGCGCTACTTGGAGCGCGCAGGGGCGACCGAGCGCCGAGAGAGAGCCCTGGAACTCGTCCAGGGTCAGCCTTTCCTCCTCAGCCACTGCCACAGCCCCACTTTGTGCCGGGCCGTGGGCCAGCTGTCCGAGGCCCTCCTGGAGCTGGGGGGTGAGACGGAGCTGCCCTCCACGCTCACGGGACTCTACGTGGGCCTGCTCGGCCCTGCCGCCCGCGACAGCCCCCCGGGGGCCCTGGCGGGACTGGCCAGGCTGGCCTGGGAGCTGGGCCGCAGACGCCAGGGCACCTTGCTGGAGAGCCAGTTCCCGTCGGCGGAGGCGAGGGCCTGGGCCGTGGCCAAGGGCTTGGTGCAGCCCGCCCCAGGGGCCGCGGCGGTGGGGCTGGCCTTCTCCAGCTTCCTTCTGCAGTGCTTCCTGGGGGCCGTGTGGCTGGCCCTGAGCAGCGACATCAAGGACAAGGAGCTGCCACAGTACTTGGCGTTGACCCCGAGGAAGAAGAGGCCCTACGACAACTGGCTGGAGGGCGTGCCGCGCTTCCTGGCGGGGCTGGTTTTCCAGCCGCAGGCCGACTGCCTCGGGGCCCTGGCGGGGCCTGCGGCGGCCACCCTGAAGGACAGGAAGCAGAAAGTGCTCACCAGGTACCTGAAGCGGCTGCAGCCGGGGACGCTGCGGGCCGGACAGCTGCTGGAGCTGCTGCACTGCACCCGTGAGACTTTGGACGCCGGGCTCTGGCAGCACGTGGTGCAGGGGCTCCCCGCCCGCCTCTCCTTCGTGGGCACCCGGCTCACGCCTCCCCACACCTATGTCCTGGGCAGCGCCTTGGAGGCGGCGGGCCGAGACTTCTCCCTGGACCTCTGCAGCACTGGCATTGACCCCCCTGGACTGGGGAGCCTCGTGGGACTCAGCTGCGTCACCCATttcag